From a single Penaeus vannamei isolate JL-2024 chromosome 25, ASM4276789v1, whole genome shotgun sequence genomic region:
- the LOC138866382 gene encoding serrate RNA effector molecule homolog B-like — protein sequence MTEEAEKGETQEVAQEAESETQKVAREPEKRDPGSRRRARKGDPGEFSPRGREGETGSRPGARDGDPGTAETQEVTEEPEKETQEVTLEPEKETQDVTLEPEKGEHREVASETEKETHVGSRRRAREGGPMYGSHRRAREGETQEVTEELEKEDRGGLPKSPRKETQEARRIV from the exons atgacagaagaGGCCGAGAAaggggagacccaggaagtcgcccaggaggcCGAGAgcgagacccagaaagtcgcccgagagcccgaaaaaagagacccaggaagtcgccgaagagcccgaaaaggagacccaggagagTTCAGCcctcgaggccgagaaggagaaacaggaagtcgcccaggagctcgagatggagacccaggaa CagcggagacccaggaagtcaccgaagagcccgagaaggagacccaggaagtcacccttgagcccgagaaggagacccaggatgtcaccctcgagcccgagaagggggAACACAGGGAAGTCGCCTCAGagaccgaaaaggagacccatgtgggaagtcgccgaagagcccgagaaggaggaccCATGTATGggagtcaccgaagagcccgagaaggggagacccaggaagtcaccgaggagctcgagaaggaagACCGAGGAGGtctgccgaagagcccgagaaaggagacccaggaagctcGCCGAATagtctga